The following are encoded together in the Vigna unguiculata cultivar IT97K-499-35 chromosome 2, ASM411807v1, whole genome shotgun sequence genome:
- the LOC114174672 gene encoding uncharacterized protein LOC114174672 → MHSEHSNIRSFVNFIKEAEQISMEKLIRPCDKEYMRMTMLKHQDTFNEQVYELHRLYGIQKILMKNTEANRGTEVNERGWNLTNVISLTQHGYHKGALKNPKLKFDLEIPTTEDNAQSDSNGVLEIINETEIELTLGPSCYNRKKVETPLTSGSAHSLSSSSTRSSFINKTRLKTRHSSHSTIEELKRRYNWSCPGATFNQRVSKLN, encoded by the exons ATGCATTCTGAACATTCCAACATAAGGAGTTTTGTTAACTTCATTAAAGAAGCTGAACAAATCTCCATGGAGAAGCTTATTAGGCCTTGCGACAAGGAATACATGCGGATGACAATGCTAAAACACCAAGACACTTTCAACGAACAG gTGTATGAACTTCACCGTTTGTATGGGATTCAGAagatattgatgaaaaatacgGAAGCCAACAGAGGCACTGAAGTAAACGAACGAGGATGGAACTTAACAAATGTGATTAGTCTAACTCAACATGGTTATCATAAAGGTGCATTGAAAAAtcctaaattaaaatttgatcttGAAATACCAACCACTGAGGACAATGCACAATCTGACAGCAATGGAGTTCTAGAGATTATAAACGAGACCGAGATTGAGCTGACACTAGGCCCGTCATGTTACAATCGCAAGAAAGTGGAGACACCACTAACTTCAGGTTCAGCGCATAGcttgtcttcttcttctactaGATCCAGCTTTATAAACAAGACAAGATTGAAGACACGTCATAGCAGTCATTCAACTATAGAAGAATTGAAGCGGAGGTATAATTGGTCTTGCCCAGGTGCCACATTCAACCAGAGGGTGTCAAAGTTGAATTAG
- the LOC114174211 gene encoding LOB domain-containing protein 37-like encodes MSCNGCRVLRKGCSESCILRPCLQWIDTPEAQGHATVFVAKFFGRADLMSFISNVPEAQRPALFQSLLFEACGRTVNPVNGAVGLLWTGNWHVCQAAVETVLRGGTVRPVPELLGLDAPTPDDASEGEVTCNDKWRVQDPNPSFRLPGAMSDKAASGGKRKRLEELSKLQTATTDLNLRLKPSFLQNAASFGCRQEIRWPRSPSINSEESGTTTAACLESGIGDLYAPDGGRKVLNLFI; translated from the exons ATGAGTTGCAACGGTTGCCGCGTCCTTCGAAAGGGTTGCAGCGAGTCTTGTATCCTGCGGCCGTGTCTACAGTGGATCGATACTCCCGAGGCCCAAGGTCATGCCACTGTCTTTGTTGCCAAATTCTTCGGCCGTGCAGACCTCATGTCCTTCATTTCCAACGTCCCTGAGGCCCAAAGGCCCG CTCTGTTTCAGTCTCTGCTGTTTGAAGCTTGCGGACGAACGGTGAATCCCGTCAACGGTGCTGTTGGCCTTTTGTGGACGGGAAACTGGCACGTGTGTCAGGCGGCGGTTGAGACGGTGCTCCGTGGCGGTACCGTCAGGCCGGTGCCGGAGCTTCTTGGCCTTGACGCTCCCACTCCCGACGACGCCTCCGAAGGCGAAGTTACCTGTAACGACAAATGGAGGGTCCAAGATCCGAACCCTAGTTTCCGGTTGCCCGGTGCGATGTCTGATAAGGCTGCTTCCGGTGGTAAACGCAAGCGGTTGGAGGAGCTTTCAAAGCTGCAGACGGCTACCACTGATCTCAATCTCCGGTTGAAACCGAGTTTCCTGCAGAACGCGGCGAGCTTCGGTTGCCGACAGGAAATTCGATGGCCGAGATCGCCGTCGATCAACTCGGAGGAGTCCGGGACCACTACGGCGGCGTGCTTGGAAAGCGGGATCGGAGATCTCTACGCTCCCGATGGAGGCCGGAAAGTGTTAAACCTCTTCATTTGA
- the LOC114169879 gene encoding peroxidase 51-like, producing the protein MAQFNLILVCLLFSTLCLHSCPSSAQLSRHHYAKTCPNVENIVREAVKKKFHQTFVTVPATLRLFFHDCFVQGCDASVLVASTGNNKAEKDHPDNLSLAGDGFDTVIKAKAAVDAVPLCRNKVSCADILAMATRDVIALAGGPFYEVELGRFDGLRSRASDVNGRLPQPEFTLNQLNSLFAANGLTQTEMIALSGAHTVGFSHCNKFSKRVYNFKSKSGVDPALNEKYATQLKSMCPRNVDPRIAIDMDPTTPRAFDNVYYRNLQQGKGLFSSDQVLFTDSRSKPTVNAFASSSKIFHANFAAAMTKLGRVGVKNAQNGNIRTDCSVI; encoded by the exons ATGGCTCAGTTTAACCTCATACTTGTCTGTTTATTGTTCTCAACTCTCTGTCTTCATTCTTGTCCTTCCTCTGCCCAGCTAAGTCGACACCACTACGCAAAAACATGCCCCAATGTCGAAAACATCGTCCGAGAAGCGgttaaaaagaaatttcatCAAACATTCGTCACGGTCCCTGCTACCCTCCGTCTCTTCTTCCATGATTGCTTCGTGCAG GGTTGTGATGCTTCGGTTTTGGTCGCGTCCACGGGAAACAACAAAGCAGAGAAGGATCACCCTGATAATCTTTCACTTGCTGGAGACGGGTTTGACACCGTGATTAAAGCGAAAGCAGCAGTGGATGCAGTTCCGTTGTGCAGGAACAAAGTTTCGTGTGCTGATATTTTAGCCATGGCAACACGAGATGTTATTGCACTG GCTGGTGGACCTTTCTACGAAGTTGAATTGGGAAGATTTGATGGGTTAAGATCTAGAGCTTCAGACGTAAACGGGAGGCTCCCTCAGCCAGAGTTCACCTTGAACCAGCTGAATTCACTGTTTGCGGCGAACGGTCTCACCCAGACAGAAATGATAGCCCTATCAG GTGCGCACACCGTTGGATTCTCCCATTGCAACAAGTTCTCGAAGAGAGTGTACAATTTCAAGAGCAAAAGTGGAGTGGACCCTGCACTGAACGAGAAATACGCAACACAGTTAAAGTCAATGTGTCCAAGGAATGTGGATCCAAGGATTGCCATCGATATGGACCCAACCACGCCACGAGCATTCGACAATGTTTACTACAGAAATCTTCAGCAAGGGAAGGGTCTCTTCTCCTCTGACCAAGTTCTCTTCACGGATTCAAGATCCAAACCCACCGTCAATGCTTTTGCCAGTAGCAGCAAAATTTTCCATGCCAACTTCGCCGCTGCCATGACCAAATTGGGCCGAGTTGGAGTCAAAAATGCACAGAATGGAAACATTCGAACCGATTGTTCAGTCATATAA